In Clostridium swellfunianum, a genomic segment contains:
- a CDS encoding PTS system mannose/fructose/sorbose family transporter subunit IID: MNNSPSTKLTKKDLVKTWWTWICFGQICYNYERLMGLGFCHTMSIIIKKLYKTKEQISEALTRHLTFFNTENTWGSIIVGISTALEEEKANGKEVDPELINNIKTSLMGPMAGIGDSVTQGIVKVVLLAIGVDLALQGNALGPILFVTLFTVYSAGVSYSLFFSGYRMGKNAVLKLLSSEVTKSLTDGLKIMSMMVVGALASTTIVANVRLEYTINKTVLKIQPILDKIFPKMVPLSILLLTFWLLRKKGKSPTFILLVLFILGFAATYLKILS, encoded by the coding sequence ATGAACAATAGTCCTTCAACTAAATTAACAAAAAAGGATTTAGTCAAGACTTGGTGGACATGGATTTGCTTTGGACAGATCTGCTATAACTATGAACGTCTTATGGGCTTAGGGTTCTGCCATACCATGAGCATAATAATCAAAAAGCTTTATAAAACGAAGGAACAAATAAGTGAAGCATTAACAAGACACCTGACCTTCTTCAATACAGAAAATACCTGGGGGTCAATTATAGTAGGAATATCTACTGCCTTGGAGGAAGAAAAGGCAAATGGCAAGGAAGTTGATCCTGAATTAATAAACAATATAAAGACCTCCTTGATGGGACCTATGGCTGGAATAGGAGATTCAGTAACTCAAGGTATAGTAAAGGTTGTTTTGCTTGCAATAGGCGTTGATCTTGCGCTTCAGGGTAATGCACTTGGACCTATACTATTTGTAACTTTATTCACGGTTTATTCTGCCGGTGTAAGTTATTCGCTCTTCTTCTCAGGCTACAGAATGGGTAAGAACGCAGTACTTAAGCTTTTATCCTCAGAAGTAACAAAGTCCTTAACTGATGGCCTCAAGATAATGAGCATGATGGTAGTTGGTGCTTTAGCTTCAACAACAATAGTTGCAAATGTTAGACTTGAATACACCATCAATAAGACAGTATTAAAGATACAGCCTATACTAGATAAGATATTTCCGAAGATGGTACCTCTCAGTATCCTGTTATTAACCTTCTGGCTATTGAGAAAGAAAGGAAAATCACCTACCTTTATATTGCTGGTACTGTTTATATTAGGTTTTGCAGCTACTTATTTAAAAATATTATCATAA